The following proteins are co-located in the Corynebacterium aquilae DSM 44791 genome:
- a CDS encoding Asp23/Gls24 family envelope stress response protein, whose product MSEIVTNENKNAPALATDHGRTHIEDVVVSKIAGMAAREVSGVHALGGGAARMVGALRESIPGSRTNVQQGVSVEVGETQAAVDVAIVAEYGVAINELADAIRQNIIYAVERMTGLEVTEVNVDVHDVHLDFGDEEEEVQVEERAPRVQ is encoded by the coding sequence ATGTCTGAGATCGTCACCAACGAGAACAAGAACGCTCCGGCTCTGGCCACCGACCACGGCCGCACCCACATCGAGGACGTCGTCGTCTCCAAGATTGCCGGCATGGCAGCCCGCGAGGTTTCCGGCGTGCACGCCCTCGGTGGCGGCGCAGCCCGCATGGTCGGCGCCCTGCGCGAGTCCATCCCTGGCTCCCGCACCAACGTCCAGCAGGGCGTGTCTGTCGAGGTCGGCGAGACCCAGGCAGCCGTGGATGTTGCCATCGTCGCCGAGTACGGCGTTGCCATCAACGAGCTGGCTGACGCTATCCGCCAGAACATCATCTACGCCGTTGAGCGCATGACCGGCCTCGAGGTCACTGAGGTCAACGTTGACGTTCACGACGTGCACCTCGACTTCGGCGACGAAGAAGAAGAGGTTCAGGTCGAGGAGCGCGCACCGCGCGTCCAGTAA
- the rpsJ gene encoding 30S ribosomal protein S10 has protein sequence MAGQEIRIRLKAYDHEAIDASARKIVETVTRTGARVVGPVPLPTEKNVYAVIRSPHKYKDSREHFEMRTHKRLIVILDPTPKTVDALMRIDLPASVDVNIK, from the coding sequence GTGGCGGGACAAGAAATCCGCATTAGGCTCAAGGCCTACGACCACGAAGCAATTGATGCTTCTGCACGCAAGATCGTGGAGACGGTCACCCGTACGGGTGCTCGCGTGGTCGGCCCGGTGCCGTTGCCTACCGAAAAGAACGTATACGCAGTTATCCGTTCGCCCCACAAGTACAAGGATTCTCGCGAACACTTCGAGATGCGCACTCACAAGCGCCTGATCGTAATCCTCGACCCGACGCCGAAGACTGTCGACGCCCTTATGCGCATCGACCTTCCGGCAAGCGTCGATGTGAACATTAAGTGA
- the rplC gene encoding 50S ribosomal protein L3, with translation MSETEIKGILGTKLGMTQVFDEDNRVIPVTVVEAGPCVVTQIRTNETDGYTAIQIAYGDIDPRKAKKPQQGHFKKAGVTPRRYVTEIRMDDVSGYEVGQDVTVDIFEGIKFVDVTGTSKGKGYAGAMKRHGFAGQGASHGNQAAHRRVGGIGACATPGRVFKGTRMAGRMGNDRVTTQNLKVQKVDADANLLLIKGAIPGVRGGVVTVKTAVKGGAHA, from the coding sequence ATGAGTGAAACTGAGATTAAGGGCATTCTGGGCACGAAGCTCGGCATGACCCAGGTCTTCGACGAGGACAACCGCGTTATCCCGGTTACCGTCGTTGAAGCTGGGCCGTGCGTCGTCACCCAGATTCGCACCAACGAAACCGATGGCTACACCGCCATCCAGATCGCCTACGGCGACATCGACCCGCGCAAGGCTAAGAAGCCGCAGCAGGGTCACTTCAAGAAGGCTGGCGTTACCCCCCGCCGCTACGTCACCGAGATTCGCATGGACGATGTCTCCGGTTACGAAGTTGGTCAGGACGTCACCGTTGACATTTTCGAGGGCATCAAGTTCGTCGACGTCACCGGTACCTCCAAGGGCAAGGGCTACGCCGGTGCTATGAAGCGCCACGGCTTTGCCGGCCAGGGCGCATCCCACGGTAACCAGGCCGCACACCGCCGCGTCGGTGGCATCGGCGCCTGCGCTACCCCGGGCCGCGTCTTCAAGGGCACCCGTATGGCTGGCCGTATGGGTAATGACCGCGTCACCACCCAGAACCTCAAGGTTCAGAAGGTTGACGCCGACGCTAACCTGCTGCTCATCAAGGGTGCTATCCCTGGTGTTCGCGGTGGCGTTGTGACCGTTAAGACCGCAGTGAAGGGCGGTGCACACGCATGA
- the rplD gene encoding 50S ribosomal protein L4, producing MTNLKLDVHTADGKTNGSVELPAEIFDREASIALMHQVVNAQLAAKRQGTHATKTRAMVSGGGKKPFRQKGTGRARQGSIRAPHFTGGGISHGPQPRNYEQRTPKKMKAAALFGALTDRARHDRIHVVAELVEGQKPSTKSARAVLERLTDRKTVLVVLGREDVTAWKSVNNLPNVHALAADQLNTYDVLYADDVVFSVEALNSFVNRVTGAAGEDK from the coding sequence ATGACCAACCTGAAGCTTGACGTCCACACCGCTGATGGCAAGACCAACGGCTCTGTAGAGCTCCCGGCCGAAATCTTCGACCGCGAAGCCAGCATCGCTCTGATGCACCAGGTCGTTAACGCTCAGCTCGCAGCTAAGCGACAGGGCACCCACGCCACCAAGACCCGTGCAATGGTCTCCGGTGGCGGCAAGAAGCCTTTCCGTCAGAAGGGCACCGGCCGTGCTCGTCAGGGCTCCATCCGTGCGCCCCACTTCACCGGTGGTGGCATCTCCCACGGTCCGCAGCCCCGCAACTACGAGCAGCGCACCCCCAAGAAGATGAAGGCTGCCGCTCTGTTCGGCGCCCTCACCGACCGCGCTCGCCACGACCGTATTCACGTCGTTGCTGAGCTCGTCGAGGGCCAGAAGCCTTCCACCAAGTCCGCTCGCGCCGTCCTCGAGCGCCTCACCGATCGCAAGACGGTGCTGGTCGTTCTGGGCCGCGAAGACGTGACCGCATGGAAGTCCGTCAACAACCTGCCGAACGTGCACGCACTGGCTGCCGATCAGCTGAACACCTACGACGTGCTTTACGCCGACGATGTCGTGTTCTCTGTTGAGGCTCTCAACAGCTTCGTGAACCGTGTGACCGGCGCGGCTGGAGAGGATAAGTAA
- the rplW gene encoding 50S ribosomal protein L23, which translates to MSTIADPRDVIIAPVVSEKSYGLMEQGQYTFFVATDANKTQIKIAVEQIFGVKVASVNTINREGKRKRTRFGYGKRKATKRAIVTLREGSDAIDIFGGSAA; encoded by the coding sequence ATGAGCACTATCGCAGATCCCCGCGACGTCATCATCGCACCGGTTGTCTCCGAAAAGTCCTACGGACTGATGGAGCAGGGTCAGTACACCTTCTTCGTCGCAACGGACGCCAACAAGACCCAGATCAAGATCGCCGTCGAGCAGATCTTCGGTGTGAAGGTCGCCTCCGTGAACACCATTAACCGTGAGGGCAAGCGCAAGCGCACCCGCTTCGGTTACGGCAAGCGCAAGGCAACCAAGCGTGCCATTGTGACGCTGCGCGAAGGCTCCGACGCAATCGACATCTTCGGTGGCTCGGCCGCCTAA
- the rplB gene encoding 50S ribosomal protein L2 translates to MAIRKYKPTTPGRRQSSVSEFQEITRSTPEKSLLRPLHKTGGRNVHGHITTRHKGGGHKRQYRVIDFRRNDKDGITAKVAHIEYDPNRTANIALLHYADGEKRYIIAPKGLKQGAILESGANADIKPGNNLPLRNIPAGATVHCVELKPGGGAKMARSAGTSIQLLGKEGKYAILRMPSSEIRRVDIRCRATVGEVGNADQINIRWGKAGRMRWKGVRPTVRGVVMNPVDHPHGGGEGKTSGGRHPVSPWGKPEGRTRKPNRPSDKLIMRRRRSNKNKKR, encoded by the coding sequence ATGGCTATTCGTAAGTACAAGCCGACTACGCCGGGTCGCCGCCAGAGCTCCGTTTCCGAGTTCCAGGAGATTACTCGCTCCACTCCGGAAAAGAGCCTGCTGCGCCCGCTGCACAAGACCGGTGGCCGCAACGTGCACGGCCACATCACCACCCGTCACAAGGGTGGCGGTCACAAGCGCCAGTACCGCGTCATCGACTTCCGTCGTAATGACAAGGACGGCATCACCGCCAAGGTCGCTCACATCGAGTACGACCCGAACCGTACCGCTAACATCGCCCTCCTGCACTACGCAGATGGCGAGAAGCGCTACATCATCGCTCCCAAGGGCCTGAAGCAGGGCGCCATTCTTGAGTCCGGCGCAAACGCCGACATCAAGCCCGGCAACAACCTGCCGCTGCGCAACATCCCGGCCGGTGCCACCGTGCACTGCGTCGAGCTGAAGCCCGGTGGCGGCGCCAAGATGGCACGCTCCGCTGGTACCTCCATTCAGCTGCTGGGTAAGGAAGGCAAGTACGCCATCCTGCGTATGCCCTCCTCTGAAATCCGTCGCGTGGACATCCGCTGCCGCGCCACCGTGGGTGAGGTCGGCAACGCTGACCAGATCAACATCCGCTGGGGCAAGGCCGGCCGTATGCGCTGGAAGGGCGTCCGCCCGACCGTCCGTGGTGTCGTTATGAACCCGGTCGACCACCCGCACGGTGGTGGTGAAGGTAAGACCTCCGGTGGTCGCCACCCGGTTTCCCCGTGGGGCAAGCCCGAGGGTCGTACCCGCAAGCCCAACCGCCCGAGCGACAAGCTGATCATGCGTCGTCGCCGCAGCAACAAGAACAAGAAGCGCTAA
- the rpsS gene encoding 30S ribosomal protein S19: MPRSLKKGPFVDEHLLAKVDAQNEKGTKQVIKTWSRRSTILPDFIGHTFAVHDGRKHVPVFVDDSMVGHKLGEFAPTKTFKGHIKDDKKGRR, translated from the coding sequence ATGCCACGCAGCCTTAAGAAGGGCCCGTTCGTTGATGAGCACCTCCTCGCCAAGGTTGATGCTCAGAACGAGAAGGGCACCAAGCAGGTCATCAAGACCTGGTCCCGCCGTTCCACCATTCTCCCCGACTTCATCGGTCACACTTTCGCCGTCCACGACGGTCGCAAGCACGTCCCGGTGTTCGTCGACGACTCCATGGTCGGTCACAAGCTGGGCGAGTTCGCCCCGACCAAGACCTTCAAGGGTCACATCAAGGACGACAAGAAGGGACGTCGATAA
- the rplV gene encoding 50S ribosomal protein L22: MSEAITSARATARFVRVTPMKARRVVDLVRGKTVSEALAILKYAPQGASEPVAKVVKSAAANAENNFGLDPQTLVISEAYADEGPTMRRFRPRAQGRAFHVRKRTSHITVVVESQKGSAQ, encoded by the coding sequence ATGAGTGAAGCAATCACCAGCGCACGCGCTACCGCGCGCTTCGTCCGCGTCACCCCGATGAAGGCCCGCCGTGTGGTGGACCTCGTTCGCGGGAAGACCGTTTCCGAGGCACTGGCCATCCTGAAGTACGCCCCCCAGGGCGCTTCTGAGCCGGTCGCCAAGGTTGTGAAGTCCGCTGCGGCTAACGCAGAGAACAACTTCGGCCTGGACCCGCAGACCCTGGTCATCTCCGAGGCATACGCCGACGAGGGCCCCACCATGCGCCGGTTCCGTCCGCGCGCTCAGGGTCGTGCATTCCACGTCCGTAAGCGCACCAGCCACATCACTGTGGTTGTCGAGAGCCAGAAGGGAAGTGCTCAGTAG
- the rpsC gene encoding 30S ribosomal protein S3, whose amino-acid sequence MGQKIHPHGLRLGITSDWKAHWYAEKQYADYLAEDIKIREFLSKGLDRAGIADVVIERTRDRVRVDIHTARPGIVIGRRGAEADRIRTELEKLTGKQVALNILEVKNIDANAKLVAQSIAEQLTNRVAFRRAMRKAIQNAMRQPQVKGIKVVCSGRLGGAEMSRTERYHEGRVPLHTLRAEIDYGTYEAHTTFGRIGVKVWIYKGDVVGGKRESELNAPAERRGRGDRRERPRRGGQRRQRAEQKQEG is encoded by the coding sequence GTGGGCCAGAAAATCCACCCCCACGGCCTCCGGCTGGGCATTACTTCCGACTGGAAGGCTCACTGGTACGCCGAGAAGCAGTACGCTGACTACCTCGCCGAGGACATCAAGATCCGCGAGTTCCTGTCCAAGGGCCTCGACCGCGCCGGCATCGCCGACGTCGTCATCGAGCGCACTCGCGATCGCGTCCGCGTCGACATTCACACCGCCCGCCCGGGCATCGTGATTGGCCGTCGTGGCGCCGAGGCTGACCGCATCCGCACCGAGCTCGAGAAGCTCACCGGCAAGCAGGTCGCCCTCAACATCCTCGAGGTCAAGAACATCGATGCCAATGCGAAGCTGGTGGCACAGTCCATCGCTGAGCAGCTGACCAACCGCGTGGCATTCCGCCGCGCAATGCGCAAGGCCATCCAGAACGCGATGCGCCAGCCGCAGGTCAAGGGCATCAAGGTTGTGTGCTCCGGTCGTCTCGGCGGTGCCGAGATGTCCCGCACCGAGCGCTACCACGAGGGTCGCGTTCCGCTGCACACCCTCCGCGCCGAAATCGACTACGGCACCTACGAAGCTCACACCACCTTCGGTCGCATTGGCGTCAAGGTGTGGATCTACAAGGGTGACGTCGTCGGCGGCAAGCGCGAGAGCGAACTGAACGCACCCGCCGAACGCCGCGGCCGCGGTGACCGTCGCGAGCGTCCGCGCCGCGGTGGCCAGCGTCGCCAGCGCGCAGAGCAGAAGCAGGAGGGCTAA
- the rplP gene encoding 50S ribosomal protein L16, whose amino-acid sequence MLIPKRVKYRRQHRPTRTGVSKGGNRITFGDYGIQALEPTYITNRQIESARIAINRHVKRGGKVWINIFPDRPLTQKPLGVRMGSGKGPVEKWVANVKPGRILFEMSYPNEEVALEALRRAGQKLPCKVRIVKKEDQF is encoded by the coding sequence ATGCTTATCCCCAAGCGCGTCAAGTACCGTCGCCAGCACCGTCCCACCCGTACCGGTGTGTCCAAGGGCGGTAACCGCATCACCTTCGGTGACTACGGTATTCAGGCTCTCGAGCCGACCTACATCACCAACCGTCAGATCGAGTCCGCTCGTATCGCCATCAACCGCCACGTCAAGCGTGGTGGCAAGGTGTGGATCAACATCTTCCCGGATCGTCCGCTGACCCAGAAGCCGCTCGGCGTTCGTATGGGTTCCGGTAAGGGCCCCGTGGAGAAGTGGGTCGCCAACGTCAAGCCGGGTCGTATCCTGTTTGAGATGAGCTACCCGAACGAAGAAGTTGCCCTCGAGGCTCTTCGTCGTGCAGGCCAGAAGCTGCCCTGCAAGGTCCGCATCGTCAAGAAGGAGGACCAGTTCTAA
- the rpmC gene encoding 50S ribosomal protein L29, translating to MATGIPAHELRELTEEELVARLKESKEELFNLRFQMATGQLTNNRRLRTVKRDIARIYTVIRERELGLSVVPGAEA from the coding sequence ATGGCTACCGGTATCCCCGCACACGAGCTTCGTGAGCTCACCGAAGAAGAACTGGTTGCTCGCCTGAAGGAATCGAAGGAAGAACTGTTCAACCTTCGCTTCCAGATGGCTACCGGCCAGCTGACCAACAACCGCCGCCTGCGCACGGTCAAGCGCGACATCGCCCGCATTTACACCGTTATCCGCGAGCGTGAGCTGGGCCTGTCCGTGGTTCCGGGAGCTGAGGCTTAA
- the rpsQ gene encoding 30S ribosomal protein S17, with the protein MSEATVNKKEKGARKVRSGYVVSDKMSKTIVVELEDRKQHALYGKTIRSNSKVKAHDEEEIAGVGDLVRIEETRPLSKDKHFRLVEIIEKAK; encoded by the coding sequence ATGAGTGAGGCAACTGTGAACAAGAAGGAAAAGGGCGCCCGCAAGGTTCGTTCCGGCTACGTCGTCTCGGACAAGATGTCCAAGACCATCGTCGTTGAGCTGGAAGACCGCAAGCAGCACGCCCTGTACGGCAAGACCATTCGTTCTAACAGCAAGGTCAAGGCTCACGATGAGGAAGAGATCGCCGGCGTCGGCGACCTGGTCCGCATCGAAGAGACCCGCCCGCTGTCCAAGGACAAGCACTTCCGCCTCGTCGAGATCATCGAGAAGGCTAAGTAA
- a CDS encoding nitronate monooxygenase encodes MHAPDNQRHSWGLADVPVGAYMLRGPERQHLVRLIADGVKTATCSLVADWEDAGEPLPRVGDREVVVDSEGRPVCLTENTVVTVLPWGEINEYHYLNEAEGQSSLEEYIREHESFWEDASGLVVDANTPVVFVEFQVIRKLDGVFPLGARLPIVQAPMAGGPACPALAAAVSNAGGLGSLAGGYKTAAALGDEIAEVEELTDYAYGINLFVPAQLAQGAQQGPGDELNPRHTLVPAALRQEAFDSFRSRIKDCCEEELPSEMYTGDDDYPAKLELALASHAACISFTFGIPPAGDIARVKEAGKQVVLNAISPAGIDAAIAAGADVLVVQCAQAGGHRAANAHVEDDTAEYTLGELLACARAKTTIPVIAAGGVSGAEDVVELLTLGATAVQVGTLFLLAEEAGTKEVHRQALVEFRQRPTGRTRAFSGRMARGITNGFMERFGEDAPALYPELHYLTAPIKAQGDPETASLWAGTGFANCVEQPAGTIVRGLVGL; translated from the coding sequence ATGCATGCACCAGACAACCAACGCCACTCTTGGGGCCTTGCCGATGTTCCTGTGGGGGCCTATATGCTGCGTGGCCCCGAAAGACAACACCTTGTTCGGCTGATTGCTGATGGGGTCAAGACGGCAACGTGCTCGTTGGTTGCGGACTGGGAAGATGCCGGTGAACCCTTGCCACGGGTGGGGGATAGGGAAGTGGTGGTCGACTCTGAGGGACGGCCCGTTTGCCTGACAGAGAACACGGTCGTGACAGTTCTTCCCTGGGGTGAGATCAACGAGTATCACTACCTCAACGAAGCAGAAGGCCAGTCCAGCCTGGAGGAATACATCCGCGAACACGAGTCGTTTTGGGAAGATGCTAGTGGGCTAGTCGTCGATGCAAACACCCCGGTTGTTTTTGTGGAGTTTCAGGTAATCAGGAAGCTGGATGGTGTTTTCCCCTTAGGGGCGCGACTGCCCATCGTGCAAGCACCCATGGCCGGTGGTCCCGCCTGCCCCGCACTTGCTGCCGCTGTATCCAATGCCGGAGGGCTGGGTAGCCTCGCGGGTGGTTATAAAACCGCTGCCGCGTTAGGGGATGAGATTGCTGAGGTTGAAGAACTCACCGACTATGCCTACGGCATCAACCTTTTTGTTCCAGCACAGCTCGCCCAGGGGGCACAGCAAGGCCCTGGGGATGAGTTAAACCCACGGCACACTCTGGTGCCAGCAGCACTGCGCCAGGAGGCATTCGACAGCTTTCGCAGCCGTATCAAGGATTGCTGTGAGGAGGAATTGCCCTCCGAGATGTATACCGGTGATGATGATTATCCCGCGAAGCTAGAGCTTGCGCTTGCAAGCCATGCAGCATGTATCAGCTTCACCTTTGGGATCCCACCGGCGGGTGATATCGCCAGGGTGAAAGAAGCCGGCAAACAGGTTGTCCTCAACGCGATTAGTCCCGCCGGTATTGATGCCGCAATCGCTGCCGGCGCCGATGTATTGGTCGTACAGTGCGCACAAGCGGGTGGACATAGGGCGGCGAACGCGCATGTGGAGGACGACACTGCCGAGTACACGCTCGGGGAACTGCTGGCTTGTGCGCGTGCGAAAACCACGATCCCGGTTATTGCAGCCGGTGGTGTTTCTGGTGCCGAGGACGTCGTGGAGCTTCTCACGCTCGGAGCAACTGCGGTGCAGGTGGGCACACTTTTCCTCCTGGCGGAGGAAGCGGGAACCAAGGAGGTTCATCGACAGGCGCTTGTAGAGTTTCGTCAACGCCCAACCGGGCGGACTCGTGCGTTCAGTGGCCGCATGGCGCGGGGAATCACCAATGGCTTCATGGAGCGGTTCGGCGAGGATGCGCCCGCACTGTATCCGGAACTGCACTACCTCACCGCACCGATCAAGGCGCAAGGCGACCCAGAGACTGCGAGCCTGTGGGCGGGGACCGGTTTTGCAAACTGCGTTGAGCAACCGGCCGGCACTATTGTGCGGGGCCTTGTGGGGCTTTAA
- a CDS encoding cysteine hydrolase family protein, whose protein sequence is MDCLIIVDMQNLVIGHADNAPAAIENMHTLLQRANNADVPVIWVQDESGPLTKGSTQWAIIEEFTVLPHHHRVGKTTGDGFASSELGSLLRDLGCRMPVICGAMSHACVRATATGALYAGYNSVLVSDAHCGQSIGDVRADDVRELVNKMMRLVIHPEHRCFVRPTSEIEFHQL, encoded by the coding sequence ATGGACTGCCTCATCATCGTCGACATGCAAAACCTGGTCATCGGCCACGCCGACAACGCGCCTGCAGCCATCGAAAACATGCACACCCTGCTCCAGCGCGCCAACAACGCCGACGTTCCCGTCATCTGGGTGCAAGACGAATCCGGCCCGCTCACCAAAGGCAGCACCCAGTGGGCCATCATCGAGGAATTCACCGTCCTGCCCCACCACCACCGGGTGGGAAAAACCACCGGCGATGGCTTCGCCTCCAGCGAGCTGGGTTCCCTTTTGCGCGACCTGGGCTGCCGCATGCCCGTCATCTGTGGGGCGATGAGCCACGCCTGCGTCCGCGCCACAGCCACCGGCGCACTCTACGCCGGCTACAACAGCGTGCTCGTTTCGGATGCGCACTGCGGGCAAAGCATCGGGGATGTCAGAGCCGATGATGTACGCGAGCTGGTCAACAAGATGATGCGCCTGGTCATCCACCCCGAGCATCGCTGTTTCGTGCGCCCCACTTCAGAGATCGAATTCCACCAGCTTTAA
- a CDS encoding MerR family transcriptional regulator produces MSELTISEAAEFLGVSARTLRYWDSIGLLCPTWRTMSDYRLYTDDDLARGVKILVYRTTGMSLREIAGVLDDPAQEREVLSRQRQRLVDEQAHLQRMVRAVDKLLEDTVNARDMVEEFGGCWQQYADEAESRFGDTPEWQQSQQRVAAMGAGDWDSAQRLHEQFVAALQRAQKECVQPGSDAARDLVAMHRAYVEMFYDCSLSKQVCLARMYVADERFARSFQGTAPYLLTLVEAQAESAGLDLSAIEWS; encoded by the coding sequence GTGAGCGAATTGACCATTTCTGAGGCCGCCGAGTTTCTGGGGGTTTCTGCCCGGACGCTGCGGTATTGGGACAGCATTGGATTGCTGTGCCCCACGTGGCGCACCATGAGCGACTACCGGTTGTATACGGACGATGATCTGGCCCGTGGGGTGAAGATTTTGGTGTACCGGACAACCGGGATGTCCTTGCGTGAGATCGCAGGTGTGCTGGATGACCCCGCGCAGGAGCGGGAAGTGCTATCCCGTCAGCGGCAGCGGTTGGTTGATGAGCAGGCTCACCTGCAGCGGATGGTCCGCGCAGTGGACAAGCTTTTGGAGGACACCGTGAACGCACGGGACATGGTTGAAGAATTTGGTGGCTGCTGGCAGCAGTATGCGGATGAGGCGGAATCCCGCTTCGGGGACACCCCCGAGTGGCAGCAGTCCCAGCAGCGGGTGGCTGCGATGGGTGCCGGCGATTGGGATAGCGCGCAGCGCCTGCATGAGCAATTTGTGGCGGCACTGCAGCGGGCACAAAAGGAGTGTGTGCAGCCCGGCAGTGACGCCGCGCGCGACTTGGTGGCGATGCACCGGGCTTACGTGGAGATGTTCTACGACTGCTCTTTATCGAAGCAGGTGTGCCTGGCGCGAATGTATGTTGCCGATGAGCGTTTCGCGCGATCGTTTCAGGGAACCGCGCCCTATTTGTTGACCCTGGTGGAAGCGCAAGCCGAGTCCGCCGGGTTGGACTTATCAGCCATTGAGTGGAGCTAA
- a CDS encoding amino acid permease → MTTSPPVSADAAGAQKLRRSLKARHMYMIAIGGSIGTGLFVASGATVANAGPGGALLAYALIGFMVFLLMQSLGEMATYIPLAGSFGEYGRRFVSPSFGFALGWNYWYNWAITVAAELAAAALVMKYWFPDTPGWIWSAIFLALLFGLNALSARAYGEGEFWFALIKVAIVIFFLILGVLMIAGILGGGSPGLSNWTLAGPDGEKAPFVNGAAGILSVFMIAGFSFQGTELVAVAAGEAEDPDKNVPKAIRTVFIRILLFYIGAITVIGFLIPFTDSRLLDSSEDNIAVAPFTLVFDNAGILAAAAIMNAVILTSILSAGNSGLYASTRMLYALAKSGQAPKIFASLNSRGVPMPALLATTAIGAACFISSLIGDGAAYTWLVNASGLAGFITWMGIAWCHYKFRKAFVAQGHDVSELPFKAALFPLGPIVALVMCAVVVAGQNLEVYTGHIELGTLISAYIGLPLFLALWWGHKLVTKSSAIAPEDANLTRDMH, encoded by the coding sequence ATGACTACTTCACCTCCCGTCTCCGCGGACGCTGCGGGCGCGCAGAAATTGCGCCGCTCCCTCAAGGCCCGCCACATGTACATGATCGCCATCGGCGGTTCTATCGGCACGGGCCTTTTCGTGGCGTCCGGCGCCACAGTCGCTAATGCCGGCCCGGGTGGTGCGCTGTTGGCGTACGCCCTGATTGGTTTCATGGTGTTCCTGCTGATGCAGTCGCTCGGCGAGATGGCCACCTATATTCCGTTGGCTGGTTCTTTTGGCGAGTATGGTCGCCGTTTTGTCTCCCCGAGTTTTGGTTTCGCCTTGGGCTGGAACTATTGGTACAACTGGGCGATCACGGTGGCCGCGGAGTTGGCTGCGGCGGCACTGGTGATGAAGTACTGGTTCCCGGACACTCCCGGCTGGATTTGGTCCGCCATCTTCCTGGCATTGTTGTTTGGCCTGAATGCGTTGTCGGCGCGCGCCTATGGTGAGGGCGAGTTTTGGTTCGCGCTGATCAAGGTCGCCATTGTTATTTTCTTCCTGATCCTGGGTGTGCTGATGATTGCCGGCATCTTAGGGGGCGGGTCCCCGGGGTTGAGCAACTGGACCTTGGCTGGGCCGGATGGGGAGAAAGCCCCCTTCGTTAATGGTGCCGCCGGCATTTTGAGCGTGTTCATGATCGCTGGTTTCTCTTTCCAGGGCACCGAGCTGGTGGCGGTGGCCGCCGGTGAGGCAGAGGATCCGGATAAGAATGTGCCGAAGGCTATTCGCACCGTGTTCATCCGTATTCTGCTGTTCTACATTGGTGCGATCACCGTCATTGGTTTTTTGATTCCTTTCACCGATTCCCGCCTGCTGGACTCCAGTGAGGACAACATTGCGGTCGCACCGTTTACCCTGGTCTTCGACAACGCAGGCATTTTGGCGGCCGCGGCGATTATGAATGCGGTCATTTTGACCTCCATCTTGTCGGCAGGTAACTCCGGCCTATACGCCTCGACCCGCATGCTTTATGCCTTGGCGAAGTCGGGCCAGGCCCCGAAGATTTTTGCGTCCCTGAATTCGCGTGGCGTGCCGATGCCGGCGCTGCTGGCCACCACCGCCATTGGCGCGGCCTGCTTCATCTCCTCCCTGATTGGCGACGGTGCCGCCTACACCTGGCTGGTCAACGCCTCTGGTTTGGCGGGCTTTATCACCTGGATGGGTATCGCATGGTGCCACTACAAGTTCCGGAAGGCGTTTGTTGCCCAGGGACACGACGTCAGCGAGCTGCCGTTTAAGGCTGCCCTGTTCCCGCTGGGTCCGATTGTTGCGCTCGTCATGTGCGCCGTGGTGGTTGCCGGCCAGAACTTGGAGGTCTACACCGGCCACATTGAGCTCGGCACGTTGATTTCCGCCTACATTGGCCTGCCATTGTTCTTGGCCCTGTGGTGGGGCCACAAGCTGGTCACCAAGTCGTCCGCCATCGCCCCTGAGGACGCCAACCTCACCCGCGACATGCACTAA